From the genome of Colias croceus chromosome 9, ilColCroc2.1, one region includes:
- the LOC123694150 gene encoding serine/threonine-protein kinase MAK isoform X2: MNRYVMLQQLGDGTYGSVALAQRRDTGEKVAIKRMKRKYYSWDEAMNLREVKSLKKLNHANIVKLREVIRENDTLYFVFEYMRGNLYQLIRDAERPFAEPVLRNILYQVLQGLQHMHRHGFFHRDLKPENLLCAGPELVKIADLGLAREVRSRPPYTDYVSTRWYRAPEVLLHDTHYGAPIDLWALGCIMAELYTCRPLFPGNSEIDQLYKICSILGTPSREEWPEGYGLAEVLRFRFPASTGVPLGRVVQNASQAAVALLAALLRYPPRDRPTAVQALRFPYFAVGTALVLPPPISHSRRGEVVHSSHISRAGVGDKRGRSVLAPLQAAPASKAGQARGRACGAGALAEGAAAAYLNTTRYVTGARIDTSLFRPLPLRSLHEAAAVGSGASRVDWAAKYLR, encoded by the exons atgaatcgCTACGTAATGCTACAGCAACTCGGTGATGGTACTTATGGATCGGTGGCATTAGCGCAACGCCGAGATACTGGAGAAAAAGTAGCTATCAAACGAATGAAACGCAAGTACTATTCCTGGGATGAAGCGATGAATCTCCGAGAAGTCAAATCACTAAAGAAACTCAATCATGCAAACATCGTAAAGTTACGCGAGGTGATCAGAGAAAACGATACGctttattttgtgtttgaatataTGCGGGGCAATTTGTACCAACTCATACGTGATGCAGAACGGCCGTTTGCCGAACCAGTTTTGCGAAACATTTTGTACCAAGTTTTGCAAGGTCTTCAACATATGCATCGACATGGCTTTTTTCATCGTGACTTAAAAccagaaaatttattatgcgCTGGACCCGAACTTGTCAAAATAGCTGACTTAGGCCTAGCAAGGGAAGTTCGATCTCGACCACCTTACACAGATTACGTATCTACTCGATGGTATCGTGCACCGGAAGTTTTACTGCACGATACTCACTATGGCGCGCCGATAGACCTATGGGCTCTTGGGTGTATTATGGCTGAGCTTTACACATGTCGACCCCTTTTTCCGGGCAATTCTGAAATAGATcagttatataaaatttgttcaaTATTGGGGACTCCATCTCGTGAAGAGTGGCCCGAAGGTTATGGTCTCGCTGAAGTTTTAAGGTTCAGGTTTCCTGCCAGCACCGGCGTTCCCCTCGGGCGGGTTGTGCAGAATGCTTCTCAAGCTGCCGTGGCTCTGCTGGCTGCGCTGCTTCGTTACCCACCGCGAGACCGCCCCACCGCTGTGCAAGCTCTTCG ATTTCCTTATTTTGCAGTTGGTACCGCATTAGTTCTTCCACCACCAATATCACATTCAAGAAG GGGAGAAGTGGTTCATTCGTCTCACATTTCCCGGGCCGGTGTGGGCGATAAGCGCGGGCGCAGCGTGCTCGCGCCGCTGCAAGCGGCCCCCGCGTCCAAGGCGGGCCAAGCGCGAGGGCGCGCGTGCGGCGCGGGCGCGCTGGCGGAAGGCGCCGCGGCCGCATATCTGAACACGACGCGTTACGTCACAGGCGCCCGTATCGACACTTCCCTTTTTCGTCCACTCCCGCTCCGTTCTTTGCATG
- the LOC123694150 gene encoding serine/threonine-protein kinase MAK isoform X1, with product MNRYVMLQQLGDGTYGSVALAQRRDTGEKVAIKRMKRKYYSWDEAMNLREVKSLKKLNHANIVKLREVIRENDTLYFVFEYMRGNLYQLIRDAERPFAEPVLRNILYQVLQGLQHMHRHGFFHRDLKPENLLCAGPELVKIADLGLAREVRSRPPYTDYVSTRWYRAPEVLLHDTHYGAPIDLWALGCIMAELYTCRPLFPGNSEIDQLYKICSILGTPSREEWPEGYGLAEVLRFRFPASTGVPLGRVVQNASQAAVALLAALLRYPPRDRPTAVQALRFPYFAVGTALVLPPPISHSRRSSTRGEAENILPNTNELSNLPAVALMPPQDRFADILGGEVVHSSHISRAGVGDKRGRSVLAPLQAAPASKAGQARGRACGAGALAEGAAAAYLNTTRYVTGARIDTSLFRPLPLRSLHEAAAVGSGASRVDWAAKYLR from the exons atgaatcgCTACGTAATGCTACAGCAACTCGGTGATGGTACTTATGGATCGGTGGCATTAGCGCAACGCCGAGATACTGGAGAAAAAGTAGCTATCAAACGAATGAAACGCAAGTACTATTCCTGGGATGAAGCGATGAATCTCCGAGAAGTCAAATCACTAAAGAAACTCAATCATGCAAACATCGTAAAGTTACGCGAGGTGATCAGAGAAAACGATACGctttattttgtgtttgaatataTGCGGGGCAATTTGTACCAACTCATACGTGATGCAGAACGGCCGTTTGCCGAACCAGTTTTGCGAAACATTTTGTACCAAGTTTTGCAAGGTCTTCAACATATGCATCGACATGGCTTTTTTCATCGTGACTTAAAAccagaaaatttattatgcgCTGGACCCGAACTTGTCAAAATAGCTGACTTAGGCCTAGCAAGGGAAGTTCGATCTCGACCACCTTACACAGATTACGTATCTACTCGATGGTATCGTGCACCGGAAGTTTTACTGCACGATACTCACTATGGCGCGCCGATAGACCTATGGGCTCTTGGGTGTATTATGGCTGAGCTTTACACATGTCGACCCCTTTTTCCGGGCAATTCTGAAATAGATcagttatataaaatttgttcaaTATTGGGGACTCCATCTCGTGAAGAGTGGCCCGAAGGTTATGGTCTCGCTGAAGTTTTAAGGTTCAGGTTTCCTGCCAGCACCGGCGTTCCCCTCGGGCGGGTTGTGCAGAATGCTTCTCAAGCTGCCGTGGCTCTGCTGGCTGCGCTGCTTCGTTACCCACCGCGAGACCGCCCCACCGCTGTGCAAGCTCTTCG ATTTCCTTATTTTGCAGTTGGTACCGCATTAGTTCTTCCACCACCAATATCACATTCAAGAAG aAGCAGTACGCGTGGTGAAGCGGAAAATATTCTTCCAAACACTAACGAACTTAGCAATCTACCTGCTGTCGCATTGATGCCGCCACAGGACCGTTTCGCAGACATTTTGGG GGGAGAAGTGGTTCATTCGTCTCACATTTCCCGGGCCGGTGTGGGCGATAAGCGCGGGCGCAGCGTGCTCGCGCCGCTGCAAGCGGCCCCCGCGTCCAAGGCGGGCCAAGCGCGAGGGCGCGCGTGCGGCGCGGGCGCGCTGGCGGAAGGCGCCGCGGCCGCATATCTGAACACGACGCGTTACGTCACAGGCGCCCGTATCGACACTTCCCTTTTTCGTCCACTCCCGCTCCGTTCTTTGCATG
- the LOC123694153 gene encoding tryptophan--tRNA ligase, mitochondrial isoform X1, translating to MKSISSSFTLAHIQMNILQKSLTSLRFVLSFRKRYSARFVNTQLNNVKVKEDFEQNEKTEMATENKDTERNWPKRIVTGLQPTGTLHVGNYFSAVQRCVKLQNEGNDVMIFIADLHALTTKQDPSALQERTLELTACLLASGVDPARTVLFAQSAVPRHAELCWLLACLATHARLAHLPQYKEKAAAVKEVPLGLLLYPVLQAADVLVYRGTHVPVGADQLQHLQVASQLVRTFRHRFGPAFPTPRALLPEDGSDRIRSLRDPSRKMSKSDSDPKSRVLLSDSDDTIALKIRKAVTDFTPQVTFDPENRPGVSNLITLHCLAADKLPEEVVEESEGLTTAQYKRVVAAALCGALGPVRARAAELRARPALLCDALQHGAARARARADEVYADVAARVGLGPPAAARRPAARAPR from the exons atgaaaagtatCTCCTCAAGCTTTACCTTAGCTCATATTCAAATGAATATCTTGCAAAAGTCTTTAACTTCGCTTCGTTTCGTTTTAAGCTTTAGGAAACGATATTCCGCTCGATTCGTCAATACACAACTCAATAATGTAAAG gTGAAAGAAGATTTTGAACAAAATGAAAAGACTGAAATGGCAACTGAGAATAAGGATACCGAAAGGAATTGGCCTAAGAGAATAGTGACCGGGTTGCAGCCGACAGGCACTCTGCATGTTGGCAACTATTTCTCAGCAGTGCAGCGGTGTGTTAAGTTACAAAATGAAGGCAATGATGTTATGATATTTATAGCTGATTTACATGCATTGACAACTAAACAA GATCCATCAGCGCTCCAAGAGCGCACACTGGAGCTGACGGCGTGCCTGCTGGCGAGCGGCGTGGACCCGGCGCGCACGGTGCTGTTCGCACAGTCGGCCGTGCCGCGCCACGCCGAGCTGTGCTGGCTGCTGGCCTGCCTCGCCACGCACGCGCGCCTCGCGCACCTGCCGCAGTACAAGGAGAAGGCCGCCGCCGTCAAGGAGGTGCCTCTGGGCCTGTTGCTGTATCCCGTCCTGCAG GCGGCCGACGTGCTGGTGTACCGCGGCACGCACGTGCCCGTGGGCGCGGACCAGCTGCAGCACCTGCAGGTGGCGTCGCAGCTGGTGCGCACGTTCCGCCACCGCTTCGGGCCCGCCTTCCCCACGCCGCGCGCGCTGCTGCCCG AGGACGGCAGCGACCGCATCCGCAGCCTGCGCGACCCAAGCAGGAAGATGTCGAAGTCGGACTCGGACCCCAAGTCGCGCGTGCTGCTCAGCGACTCGGACGACACCATCGCCCTCAAGATAAGGAAAGCGGTCACCGACTTCACGCCGCAG GTCACGTTCGACCCCGAGAATCGACCGGGCGTGTCTAATCTCATCACGCTACACTGTCTCGCGGCAGACAAGTTACCGGAGGAG GTGGTGGAGGAGAGCGAGGGGCTGACGACGGCGCAGTACAAGCGCGTGGTGGCGGCGGCGCTGTGCGGCGCGCTGGGCCCCGTGCGCGCGCGCGCCGCCGAGCTGCGCGCGCGCCCCGCCCTGCTGTGCGACGCGCTGCAGCACGGCGCCGCCCGCGCGCGCGCCCGCGCCGACGAGGTGTACGCCGACGTGGCGGCGCGCGTGGGGCTCGGCCCGCCCGCCGCGGCCCGCCGGCCCGCCGCGCGCGCGCCGCGCTAG
- the LOC123694153 gene encoding tryptophan--tRNA ligase, mitochondrial isoform X2 codes for MKSISSSFTLAHIQMNILQKSLTSLRFVLSFRKRYSARFVNTQLNNVKEDFEQNEKTEMATENKDTERNWPKRIVTGLQPTGTLHVGNYFSAVQRCVKLQNEGNDVMIFIADLHALTTKQDPSALQERTLELTACLLASGVDPARTVLFAQSAVPRHAELCWLLACLATHARLAHLPQYKEKAAAVKEVPLGLLLYPVLQAADVLVYRGTHVPVGADQLQHLQVASQLVRTFRHRFGPAFPTPRALLPEDGSDRIRSLRDPSRKMSKSDSDPKSRVLLSDSDDTIALKIRKAVTDFTPQVTFDPENRPGVSNLITLHCLAADKLPEEVVEESEGLTTAQYKRVVAAALCGALGPVRARAAELRARPALLCDALQHGAARARARADEVYADVAARVGLGPPAAARRPAARAPR; via the exons atgaaaagtatCTCCTCAAGCTTTACCTTAGCTCATATTCAAATGAATATCTTGCAAAAGTCTTTAACTTCGCTTCGTTTCGTTTTAAGCTTTAGGAAACGATATTCCGCTCGATTCGTCAATACACAACTCAATAAT gTGAAAGAAGATTTTGAACAAAATGAAAAGACTGAAATGGCAACTGAGAATAAGGATACCGAAAGGAATTGGCCTAAGAGAATAGTGACCGGGTTGCAGCCGACAGGCACTCTGCATGTTGGCAACTATTTCTCAGCAGTGCAGCGGTGTGTTAAGTTACAAAATGAAGGCAATGATGTTATGATATTTATAGCTGATTTACATGCATTGACAACTAAACAA GATCCATCAGCGCTCCAAGAGCGCACACTGGAGCTGACGGCGTGCCTGCTGGCGAGCGGCGTGGACCCGGCGCGCACGGTGCTGTTCGCACAGTCGGCCGTGCCGCGCCACGCCGAGCTGTGCTGGCTGCTGGCCTGCCTCGCCACGCACGCGCGCCTCGCGCACCTGCCGCAGTACAAGGAGAAGGCCGCCGCCGTCAAGGAGGTGCCTCTGGGCCTGTTGCTGTATCCCGTCCTGCAG GCGGCCGACGTGCTGGTGTACCGCGGCACGCACGTGCCCGTGGGCGCGGACCAGCTGCAGCACCTGCAGGTGGCGTCGCAGCTGGTGCGCACGTTCCGCCACCGCTTCGGGCCCGCCTTCCCCACGCCGCGCGCGCTGCTGCCCG AGGACGGCAGCGACCGCATCCGCAGCCTGCGCGACCCAAGCAGGAAGATGTCGAAGTCGGACTCGGACCCCAAGTCGCGCGTGCTGCTCAGCGACTCGGACGACACCATCGCCCTCAAGATAAGGAAAGCGGTCACCGACTTCACGCCGCAG GTCACGTTCGACCCCGAGAATCGACCGGGCGTGTCTAATCTCATCACGCTACACTGTCTCGCGGCAGACAAGTTACCGGAGGAG GTGGTGGAGGAGAGCGAGGGGCTGACGACGGCGCAGTACAAGCGCGTGGTGGCGGCGGCGCTGTGCGGCGCGCTGGGCCCCGTGCGCGCGCGCGCCGCCGAGCTGCGCGCGCGCCCCGCCCTGCTGTGCGACGCGCTGCAGCACGGCGCCGCCCGCGCGCGCGCCCGCGCCGACGAGGTGTACGCCGACGTGGCGGCGCGCGTGGGGCTCGGCCCGCCCGCCGCGGCCCGCCGGCCCGCCGCGCGCGCGCCGCGCTAG
- the LOC123694153 gene encoding tryptophan--tRNA ligase, mitochondrial isoform X4, translating into MKSISSSFTLAHIQMNILQKSLTSLRFVLSFRKRYSARFVNTQLNNVKVKEDFEQNEKTEMATENKDTERNWPKRIVTGLQPTGTLHVGNYFSAVQRCVKLQNEGNDVMIFIADLHALTTKQDPSALQERTLELTACLLASGVDPARTVLFAQSAVPRHAELCWLLACLATHARLAHLPQYKEKAAAVKEVPLGLLLYPVLQAADVLVYRGTHVPVGADQLQHLQVASQLVRTFRHRFGPAFPTPRALLPEDGSDRIRSLRDPSRKMSKSDSDPKSRVLLSDSDDTIALKIRKAVTDFTPQVTFDPENRPGVSNLITLHCLAADKLPEEVRVDFRDVHYDMV; encoded by the exons atgaaaagtatCTCCTCAAGCTTTACCTTAGCTCATATTCAAATGAATATCTTGCAAAAGTCTTTAACTTCGCTTCGTTTCGTTTTAAGCTTTAGGAAACGATATTCCGCTCGATTCGTCAATACACAACTCAATAATGTAAAG gTGAAAGAAGATTTTGAACAAAATGAAAAGACTGAAATGGCAACTGAGAATAAGGATACCGAAAGGAATTGGCCTAAGAGAATAGTGACCGGGTTGCAGCCGACAGGCACTCTGCATGTTGGCAACTATTTCTCAGCAGTGCAGCGGTGTGTTAAGTTACAAAATGAAGGCAATGATGTTATGATATTTATAGCTGATTTACATGCATTGACAACTAAACAA GATCCATCAGCGCTCCAAGAGCGCACACTGGAGCTGACGGCGTGCCTGCTGGCGAGCGGCGTGGACCCGGCGCGCACGGTGCTGTTCGCACAGTCGGCCGTGCCGCGCCACGCCGAGCTGTGCTGGCTGCTGGCCTGCCTCGCCACGCACGCGCGCCTCGCGCACCTGCCGCAGTACAAGGAGAAGGCCGCCGCCGTCAAGGAGGTGCCTCTGGGCCTGTTGCTGTATCCCGTCCTGCAG GCGGCCGACGTGCTGGTGTACCGCGGCACGCACGTGCCCGTGGGCGCGGACCAGCTGCAGCACCTGCAGGTGGCGTCGCAGCTGGTGCGCACGTTCCGCCACCGCTTCGGGCCCGCCTTCCCCACGCCGCGCGCGCTGCTGCCCG AGGACGGCAGCGACCGCATCCGCAGCCTGCGCGACCCAAGCAGGAAGATGTCGAAGTCGGACTCGGACCCCAAGTCGCGCGTGCTGCTCAGCGACTCGGACGACACCATCGCCCTCAAGATAAGGAAAGCGGTCACCGACTTCACGCCGCAG GTCACGTTCGACCCCGAGAATCGACCGGGCGTGTCTAATCTCATCACGCTACACTGTCTCGCGGCAGACAAGTTACCGGAGGAGGTGAGGGTCGATTTTCGTGACGTCCATTATGATATGGTGTAG
- the LOC123694153 gene encoding tryptophan--tRNA ligase, mitochondrial isoform X3, which yields MCPLLCIYNNLVKEDFEQNEKTEMATENKDTERNWPKRIVTGLQPTGTLHVGNYFSAVQRCVKLQNEGNDVMIFIADLHALTTKQDPSALQERTLELTACLLASGVDPARTVLFAQSAVPRHAELCWLLACLATHARLAHLPQYKEKAAAVKEVPLGLLLYPVLQAADVLVYRGTHVPVGADQLQHLQVASQLVRTFRHRFGPAFPTPRALLPEDGSDRIRSLRDPSRKMSKSDSDPKSRVLLSDSDDTIALKIRKAVTDFTPQVTFDPENRPGVSNLITLHCLAADKLPEEVVEESEGLTTAQYKRVVAAALCGALGPVRARAAELRARPALLCDALQHGAARARARADEVYADVAARVGLGPPAAARRPAARAPR from the exons ATGTGCCCACTACtatgtatttacaataattta gTGAAAGAAGATTTTGAACAAAATGAAAAGACTGAAATGGCAACTGAGAATAAGGATACCGAAAGGAATTGGCCTAAGAGAATAGTGACCGGGTTGCAGCCGACAGGCACTCTGCATGTTGGCAACTATTTCTCAGCAGTGCAGCGGTGTGTTAAGTTACAAAATGAAGGCAATGATGTTATGATATTTATAGCTGATTTACATGCATTGACAACTAAACAA GATCCATCAGCGCTCCAAGAGCGCACACTGGAGCTGACGGCGTGCCTGCTGGCGAGCGGCGTGGACCCGGCGCGCACGGTGCTGTTCGCACAGTCGGCCGTGCCGCGCCACGCCGAGCTGTGCTGGCTGCTGGCCTGCCTCGCCACGCACGCGCGCCTCGCGCACCTGCCGCAGTACAAGGAGAAGGCCGCCGCCGTCAAGGAGGTGCCTCTGGGCCTGTTGCTGTATCCCGTCCTGCAG GCGGCCGACGTGCTGGTGTACCGCGGCACGCACGTGCCCGTGGGCGCGGACCAGCTGCAGCACCTGCAGGTGGCGTCGCAGCTGGTGCGCACGTTCCGCCACCGCTTCGGGCCCGCCTTCCCCACGCCGCGCGCGCTGCTGCCCG AGGACGGCAGCGACCGCATCCGCAGCCTGCGCGACCCAAGCAGGAAGATGTCGAAGTCGGACTCGGACCCCAAGTCGCGCGTGCTGCTCAGCGACTCGGACGACACCATCGCCCTCAAGATAAGGAAAGCGGTCACCGACTTCACGCCGCAG GTCACGTTCGACCCCGAGAATCGACCGGGCGTGTCTAATCTCATCACGCTACACTGTCTCGCGGCAGACAAGTTACCGGAGGAG GTGGTGGAGGAGAGCGAGGGGCTGACGACGGCGCAGTACAAGCGCGTGGTGGCGGCGGCGCTGTGCGGCGCGCTGGGCCCCGTGCGCGCGCGCGCCGCCGAGCTGCGCGCGCGCCCCGCCCTGCTGTGCGACGCGCTGCAGCACGGCGCCGCCCGCGCGCGCGCCCGCGCCGACGAGGTGTACGCCGACGTGGCGGCGCGCGTGGGGCTCGGCCCGCCCGCCGCGGCCCGCCGGCCCGCCGCGCGCGCGCCGCGCTAG
- the LOC123694154 gene encoding uncharacterized protein LOC123694154 has translation MNTALSRSRVSAEQLDLLLTFMEEHRDFAAGKQSIYSRFSASKLWRLLAERLNAAAADTGGARKSPDKWCRYWADVKYKARKKSAAGGALGDLSTAEERLQNLLNCKAESSSVGAGVGGGQSDEERKPSLDDDMYSEGSGAAPEPRLATEELLAEAAMRTALAAEKQAEAVAQAVELLRDLVALLRERAPPPAPAPPPPPHEHALAMQHHHHRL, from the exons ATGAACACAGCCTTATCCAGGAGTAGAGTGAGCGCAGAGCAACTAGATCTGCTGCTGACGTTTATGGAAGAGCACCGCGATTTTGCGGCAGGCAAACAATCTATTTACTCTCGATTCAGTGCAAGTAAATTGTGGCGCCTTCTTGCTGAAAGACTTAACGCTGCCGCGGCAGATACCGGTGGAGCTCGCAAGTCACCCGATAAATGGTGCCGA TACTGGGCAGATGTAAAGTACAAAGCTAGAAAGAAGTCTGCTGCAGGAGGTGCTCTAGGGGATCTTTCCACTGCTGAAGAGCGACTACAGAACCTCCTTAATTGTAAAGCCGAAT CAAGCAGCGTAGGCGCCGGTGTCGGAGGCGGACAGTCGGACGAGGAGCGCAAGCCGTCGTTGGACGACGACATGTACTCGGAGGGGTCGGGCGCCGCGCCCGAGCCGCGCCTCGCCACCGAGGAGCTGCTCGCCGAGGCCGCCATGCGCACCGCGCTCGCCGCCGAGAAGCAGGCCGAGGCCGTCGCGCAGGCCGTGGAGCTGCTGCGCGACCTAGTGGCGCTGCTGCGCGAGCGCGCGCCgccgcccgcgcccgcgccccCGCCGCCGCCGCACGAGCACGCGCTCGCCATGCAGCACCACCACCACCGGCTCTAG